In Treponema sp. OMZ 798, the following proteins share a genomic window:
- a CDS encoding TatD family hydrolase → MISMYTDAHVHILDTIEELDSQNIENPIFKTFDKEIFFCASANEAGRFEVQEKLCRENTGNFILSFGVHPQCPIENEIPYLEKLISSKKIAAIGECGFDLFNEHYKSALEEQKKVWKVQLELALKSGLPIVVHCRKGLHLIFDDVKTIKKINAVIFHGWAGSVNEARSLLKKGVNAYFCIGKGLLRGQKTQIETAANLEENRILTETDAPYMRLKEEKFSLPTDIKKVFSELAEIRAESAGFLNYDEQNYKNYTEDLKVSIFENFKKAYSIDFKRNVNVKGN, encoded by the coding sequence ATGATTTCCATGTATACCGATGCCCATGTCCATATTTTAGACACAATCGAAGAATTAGATTCTCAAAATATAGAAAACCCGATTTTTAAAACCTTTGATAAGGAAATATTTTTTTGTGCTTCTGCAAATGAAGCAGGCCGTTTTGAGGTTCAAGAAAAACTATGCAGGGAAAATACAGGGAATTTTATCCTTTCTTTCGGAGTGCATCCTCAATGCCCGATAGAAAACGAAATCCCCTATTTAGAAAAACTTATAAGCTCAAAAAAAATAGCGGCAATAGGAGAATGCGGTTTCGATCTATTCAATGAGCACTATAAAAGCGCCTTGGAAGAGCAAAAAAAAGTATGGAAGGTACAATTGGAGCTTGCCTTAAAATCGGGACTCCCAATAGTCGTACACTGCCGAAAAGGTTTACACCTCATATTCGACGATGTAAAGACTATAAAAAAAATAAATGCGGTTATCTTTCACGGATGGGCAGGTTCTGTAAACGAAGCAAGGTCGCTTTTAAAAAAAGGCGTAAATGCCTATTTTTGTATCGGTAAGGGCCTGTTACGCGGACAAAAAACACAAATTGAAACGGCAGCAAATTTAGAAGAAAATAGAATCTTAACCGAAACGGATGCACCATACATGAGATTAAAAGAAGAAAAATTTTCACTTCCTACAGATATAAAAAAAGTATTTTCCGAGCTTGCAGAAATACGGGCTGAGTCAGCAGGTTTTTTAAACTATGATGAGCAAAATTACAAAAATTATACGGAAGATTTAAAGGTTTCCATCTTTGAAAATTTTAAAAAAGCATACAGTATCGATTTTAAACGTAATGTCAACGTTAAAGGTAATTGA
- a CDS encoding TIGR00282 family metallophosphoesterase: MKQFIRIFMGGDVCGNLGLETLQKHLPFIIEKEKIDFCVVNGENTAHGVGIKEDQTEAFFNAGVDVITGGNHTLERFEIRMNFGKDKRVLRPHNFPLAQGSGLALIEKNGIKYSVINLQGRENMRAIDCPFQTIDSLFSSQSDDDLSESINIIDFHAESTMEKEALAFYVDGRVSLFAGTHTHTQTADERILPNGTAYITDLGMIGAKESVIGGSPFTAITRTKSQVPQRVEVLEDGLAIFCGLVAEIDIETKKAVSVKRIQISA; this comes from the coding sequence ATGAAACAATTTATAAGAATTTTTATGGGCGGAGATGTTTGCGGAAACTTAGGTCTTGAAACCTTGCAAAAACATTTGCCCTTTATAATAGAAAAAGAAAAAATAGATTTTTGTGTGGTAAACGGAGAAAACACGGCCCACGGTGTAGGCATAAAAGAAGATCAAACTGAGGCTTTTTTTAATGCAGGCGTAGACGTTATAACCGGCGGAAACCACACGCTTGAAAGATTCGAAATCCGGATGAACTTCGGTAAGGATAAAAGGGTTTTACGGCCTCACAATTTTCCCCTGGCTCAAGGGTCCGGGCTCGCCCTTATCGAAAAAAACGGAATAAAATACAGCGTTATAAATCTTCAAGGAAGGGAAAACATGAGGGCTATCGACTGCCCCTTTCAAACTATAGATTCTCTTTTTTCATCGCAAAGCGATGACGATTTATCCGAGTCGATTAATATCATAGACTTCCATGCAGAGTCCACAATGGAAAAAGAGGCTCTCGCATTCTATGTTGACGGGCGTGTCTCGCTTTTTGCAGGGACTCATACTCACACCCAAACGGCAGATGAAAGAATTTTACCGAACGGTACAGCCTATATTACCGACCTCGGAATGATAGGCGCAAAAGAATCCGTAATAGGCGGCAGTCCCTTTACGGCAATAACAAGAACAAAGAGTCAGGTACCCCAGCGTGTAGAGGTTCTTGAAGACGGGCTTGCAATATTTTGCGGCTTAGTTGCAGAAATAGATATCGAAACAAAAAAAGCCGTTTCAGTAAAAAGAATTCAAATCAGCGCATAG